In the Paenibacillus sp. FSL R7-0337 genome, CTTCAAGTCCCGACAGAATCTGCAGGGCTTCAGCGGCATGTCTGGAAGCAAGGGCTGCGCGGTAAGGCTCATGAATACTCTGCCAAGTCGCATACAGCTTCTGTTCCGCTTCTTCCTTAAGCAGGGCCGGGTCGATAATTACACCTTCCGGAGCTTTGGCGGCCAGATTGCTGACACGGGTCAGTGAATCCACAGTGGTTTTGAAATCAGCCAGATCGGTTACAGCATTCATCAAAGCCAGACTTCTGCTTACTACATCAACGATATCATCGAAGCCTGCCGCAAGCGCTGCATCCACAACATCATAGCGTACATTGTTGTCGGCTAACAGACGTTTGACACGCAGACCGAAGAACTCATACAGGGTTATACGCAGTTCAGGGGTGAAATGTTTCTCTGCACGGGAACTTCCATGTACTTCCAGTGCCGCTGCAAAAATCTCCTTCAGGCTTAGGCTCAGCTGATGCTCCAGCACGATCTGGACAATGCCTGCCGCCTGACGGCGCAGAGCATACGGGTCCTGGGAGCCGGTTGGAATAATTCCGATGGAGAAGCAGCCGACAATCGTATCGATTTTATCAGCAAGGCTGACTACAAGACCTGCCTGTGTAGAAGGAACGGCATCTCCGGCGAAGCGCGGCTGATAGTGCTCGAAGACCGCTTTGGACACCTGCTCTGTTTCCCCGGCCTTACGGGCATAATCCTCACCCATCGTGCCTTGCAGTTCAGGGAATTCCCCTACCATCTGGGTCACCAGATCGAATTTGCAAATATCCGCTGTACGGCTCACTTCCGCAGCTGCCTCTGAAGACAGCTCAAGCTTCACAGCCAAGCGGTCAGCGATGGCACGGATACGGCGCACTTTGTCCCCTACACTGCCCAGCTCTTCATGGTAGACGATATTCTCCAGCTTGGCCAGAGCATCGTTAATCTGTAGCTTCTGGTCTTCTTCATAAAAGAATTTGGCATCCGACAAGCGGGCGCGCAGCACCTTCTCGTTCCCCTTGGCGATGACATCCAGCGATACCGCGTTCCCGTTACGTACCGTTACGAAGAACGGCAACAGCTTGCCGTCTTCACCAAACACCGGGAAGTAACGCTGATGCTCACGCATCGAGGTGATCAGCACCTCCTGCGGAATATTCAGGAAGGCCGGATCAAAGGTACCGAACAGCACAGTCGGCGTCTCTACCAGGAACAGGACCTCTTCCAGCAGATCCTCCTTGATCGCAATCTTCCAGTTCTTCTCTTCCGCAAGCTTATGAATACCGCTTAGAATCAGTTCTTCGCGCTCCTTCACATCCACCAGCACATGCTGGCTGCGCAGGGCTTCAACGTATGCAGCAGGCTCCGTAATCACAGCCTCTTCACCAAGGAAACGGTGGCCACGGCTCACATTGCCAGCCTTGACTCCGGTAATCGAAAGGTCAATGATCTCTTGGCCAAAGAGAGCCACCATCCAGCGGATCGGACGCACGAACTTGAAATCATAAGCGCCCCAACGCATATTTTTCGGGAAGGTCATGCTGCTGACAATGCCAGCCAAGCCTTCAGAGAGAAGTGAGGCTGTCTCAATGCCGGTGCTGCTCTTGGTCACATAGATGTATTCAACTCCTGCCAGTTCCTTGAACGTGAATTGCTCCGGCGTGGCTCCTTGACTGCGGGCAAAGCCCAGTGCAGCCTTGCTCCATTCGCCGCTGGCATCCAGTGCGATTTTGCGTGACGGTCCTTTAACCTCTTCGCTTACATCCTCCTGCCGCTCAGCGGCATCCTTCACCAGTACGGCAAGGCGGCGCGGTGTTGCATATGCACTGACGCCCTGATGACTGATCCGTGAGGCCTCCAGCCATTTCGCCGTTCTGTCCTTCAGTTGCTCCATCGCCGCCCGGATAAAGCGTGCAGGGATTTCCTCCAGACCGATCTCGAACAGAATATCCTTAGACATGGTCAGCACCTTCTTTCTTCAGCAGCGGGAAGCCCAGCTTCTCGCGTTCCTCCAGATATGTCGCCGCTACGGTGCGGGCCAAGTTGCGTACTCTCGTAATGAAGCCTGTGCGTTCCGTTACGCTGATCGCGCCGCGCGCATCCAGCAGGTTGAAGGTATGCGAGCATTTCAGCACGTAATCATAAGCCGGGAAAACCAAATGATTCTCCATCGCCCGGCGTGCTTCCTCTTCATAGGTGTTGAACAGGGTGAACAGCATTTTGACATCCGAGACTTCAAACGTGTAGGTGGAATGCTCAACTTCGGGCTGATGGAATACATCTCCGTACGTCATGCCGTCTACCCACTCCAGGTCAAAGACATTTTCCTTATCCTGAATATAGGAGGCCAGACGCTCCATCCCGTAAGTAATCTCCACCGCTACCGGACTTGCTTCAATTCCACCAACCTGCTGGAAGTACGTGAACTGGGTAATTTCCATACCGTCCAGCCACACTTCCCATCCGAGACCCGCACAGCCCAGGGACGGATTCTCCCAGTTGTCTTCGACAAACCGCACATCATGCAGCAGGGGATCTACGCCCAGTGCCTTCAGGCTGTCCAAGTACAGCTCTTGAATATTGTCCGGGGACGGCTTAATGATCACCTGGAATTGGTGATGCTGATACAGGCGGTTAGGGTTCTCCCCGTAACGGCCATCGGACGGACGGCGTGAAGGCTCCACATAGGCAACCTTCCACGGCTCCGGACCCAGGGAACGCAAAAAAGTCATAGGGTTCATCGTGCCCGCCCCTTTTTCCGTATCATACGGCTGGACGAGAATACAGTTCTGGGCGGCCCAGAATTGCTGCAGGGTCAGAATCATCTGCTGAAAGTTCATAACTACCGGCTCCTTCGCTTTACAAG is a window encoding:
- the glyS gene encoding glycine--tRNA ligase subunit beta, yielding MSKDILFEIGLEEIPARFIRAAMEQLKDRTAKWLEASRISHQGVSAYATPRRLAVLVKDAAERQEDVSEEVKGPSRKIALDASGEWSKAALGFARSQGATPEQFTFKELAGVEYIYVTKSSTGIETASLLSEGLAGIVSSMTFPKNMRWGAYDFKFVRPIRWMVALFGQEIIDLSITGVKAGNVSRGHRFLGEEAVITEPAAYVEALRSQHVLVDVKEREELILSGIHKLAEEKNWKIAIKEDLLEEVLFLVETPTVLFGTFDPAFLNIPQEVLITSMREHQRYFPVFGEDGKLLPFFVTVRNGNAVSLDVIAKGNEKVLRARLSDAKFFYEEDQKLQINDALAKLENIVYHEELGSVGDKVRRIRAIADRLAVKLELSSEAAAEVSRTADICKFDLVTQMVGEFPELQGTMGEDYARKAGETEQVSKAVFEHYQPRFAGDAVPSTQAGLVVSLADKIDTIVGCFSIGIIPTGSQDPYALRRQAAGIVQIVLEHQLSLSLKEIFAAALEVHGSSRAEKHFTPELRITLYEFFGLRVKRLLADNNVRYDVVDAALAAGFDDIVDVVSRSLALMNAVTDLADFKTTVDSLTRVSNLAAKAPEGVIIDPALLKEEAEQKLYATWQSIHEPYRAALASRHAAEALQILSGLEAAVTGFFDSVMVMAEDEAVRSTRLALLAGIHTDSKLFADFGKLVW
- the glyQ gene encoding glycine--tRNA ligase subunit alpha, with product MNFQQMILTLQQFWAAQNCILVQPYDTEKGAGTMNPMTFLRSLGPEPWKVAYVEPSRRPSDGRYGENPNRLYQHHQFQVIIKPSPDNIQELYLDSLKALGVDPLLHDVRFVEDNWENPSLGCAGLGWEVWLDGMEITQFTYFQQVGGIEASPVAVEITYGMERLASYIQDKENVFDLEWVDGMTYGDVFHQPEVEHSTYTFEVSDVKMLFTLFNTYEEEARRAMENHLVFPAYDYVLKCSHTFNLLDARGAISVTERTGFITRVRNLARTVAATYLEEREKLGFPLLKKEGADHV